One segment of Theobroma cacao cultivar B97-61/B2 chromosome 9, Criollo_cocoa_genome_V2, whole genome shotgun sequence DNA contains the following:
- the LOC18587722 gene encoding brassinosteroid-related acyltransferase 1: protein MLFCFSQQKREQNCKETSMATKRRENYPIVRVTKTVSVLPKSLHPQQVLRLSNLDRQCPMLMYMVFFYKSSSAYQSLSLDSVFSSLKSGLEETLSIWYPAAGRLSLNPNDGKLDLWCNNNGAVLVEAVTDAKIIDLGDLSQYNEFFECLSYKPVFHGNFSDMPLLVAQVTRFGCGGYSIGIGASHSLFDGPATYDFLRAWASNSAILKEKRGTELSKPVHQRGTLLVSNQGRTKLPVSGSTATRAAAIDHLYQLIKQAIAGQKNCGSDMKFGTGNLPDMGNSNLVLKTFHLSDAMIESLKRKVFGGRRGSASCSSFELLAAHLWKARTNALGVRKGAMVCLQFAVDIRNKMVPPLPKGFSGNAYVLASVALTAEELEEASHEAIVGKIKEAKNSISNDYVNAYNQALDGPQSTLPPMNELTLVSDWTRMPFHRIDFLHGEAAYASPLASPIPQVAYFMQNPTDSRGIDVRIGLIPQTLNAFSHYFLTNLQ, encoded by the exons ATGCTCTTTTGTTTCTCACAGCAAAAAAGAGAGCAAAACTGCAAGGAAACATCCATGGCAACTAAACGTCGTGAGAATTATCCGATTGTTCGGGTGACCAAGACAGTTTCCGTACTCCCAAAATCCTTGCATCCACAGCAAGTTCTCCGACTTTCCAATTTGGACAGGCAGTGCCCAATGCTCATGTACATGGTTTTCTTTTACAAATCCTCTTCTGCTTACCAGAGCCTGTCGCTGGACTCAGTTTTTAGTAGCTTGAAATCTGGGTTGGAAGAGACGCTGTCGATTTGGTATCCTGCTGCAGGTAGGTTGAGTTTGAATCCGAATGATGGCAAGCTTGATCTTTGGTGCAACAACAATGGTGCAGTTCTAGTTGAGGCAGTTACAGACGCTAAGATCATTGACCTTGGAGATCTTTCTCAATACAACGAGTTCTTCGAGTGTTTGTCTTACAAACCTGTTTTTCATGGGAACTTCTCGGATATGCCTTTACTTGTTGCTCAG GTGACCAGGTTCGGCTGTGGAGGCTATTCGATTGGTATTGGTGCGAGCCACTCGTTGTTTGATGGACCAGCAACCTATGATTTTCTCCGTGCATGGGCTTCCAATTCTGctattttgaaagaaaagagaggcaCCGAGCTTTCCAAACCGGTGCATCAGAGGGGGACACTGTTGGTGAGTAATCAGGGGCGTACCAAATTGCCTGTAAGTGGGAGCACGGCGACAAGGGCTGCAGCCATAGATCATCTATATCAGTTGATAAAACAGGCTATTGCTGGTCAAAAAAATTGTGGTTCCGATATGAAGTTTGGAACCGGGAACCTTCCTGATATGGGGAACTCAAATCTTGTTCTCAAGACATTCCACCTCAGTGATGCAATGATAGAAAGCTTAAAAAGAAAGGTCTTTGGTGGGAGGAGGGGTAGCGCTTCATGTTCATCCTTTGAACTGCTTGCAGCTCACTTATGGAAG GCAAGGACAAATGCTTTAGGAGTAAGAAAGGGAGCGATGGTTTGCTTGCAATTTGCTGTGGACATAAGGAACAAGATGGTGCCGCCACTGCCAAAAGGTTTCAGTGGTAACGCCTATGTATTAGCATCCGTTGCCTTGACGGCTGAAGAACTGGAGGAAGCAAGCCATGAAGCCATTGTGGGGAAGATAAAGGAAGCCAAGAATTCGATCAGCAACGACTACGTGAATGCGTATAACCAGGCATTAGATGGACCTCAAAGCACTCTCCCTCCAATGAATGAGCTAACCCTTGTCTCTGATTGGACAAGGATGCCATTCCACAGGATTGATTTTTTACATGGAGAAGCAGCCTATGCATCTCCTTTGGCCTCTCCAATCCCTCAAGTCGCATATTTCATGCAGAATCCCACTGATTCGAGAGGCATTGATGTGAGGATTGGTTTAATTCCTCAAACCCTGAATGCTTTCTCTCATTACTTCCTCACCAATTTGCAATAA